Within the Miscanthus floridulus cultivar M001 unplaced genomic scaffold, ASM1932011v1 fs_214_3_4, whole genome shotgun sequence genome, the region gggtatcagcctattcaggaagtgctaacatcggcagttgataccgatgactggaggaaggagattgtcgattatttaaaggatccatatagaaaggttgagagacgtataaggttccaagctaccaagtatgtgctcctcgatgatgaattatattatcgaactatagatggagttttacttagatgtgttagcagtgatgaatcgaaaagcttgatgggtgaaattcataaaggagtgtgtggggcacatcaatcggcttttaagatgaagtggatgatcagaaggaatgggtactattggcagACTATTCttaaagattgttttaaatattttaaaggatgtcaggggtgtcaaaagtttggtaatattcaaagagcgcctgcatcggctatgaaccctataatcaaaccgtggccgttccggggatgggctattgatctcattggtcagatttatccgccatcgagtaaaggacataaatttattctggttgctatcgattatttcacaaaatgggttgaggcaattcctttaaaaaaggtgacatcggttaatatgattgattttgtgaaagagcatattgtttaccgatttggtattcctcagactatcactaccgatcagggcactatgtttacatcaggagaatttgatgagtttgctgtaggtatgggaattaaagttttaaattcttctccatattatgctcaagctaatggtcaagctgaggcttctaacaaagagatcatcaaactcattaagcgcaaaattgaagaaaatcctaggaggtggcatacagtattaaatgaagccttgtggtcatatcggatgtcatgtcatggtgcaaccaaagtaacgccttatcagttagtatatggacacgatgcagtattgccttgggaaattaaagttggctctaggcgaatacgttctcaaaatcagctgacagccgatgattataatactcttatgaaggatgagttggaagatgtggtgggtcatcggttaagggctttagttagcatcgaagaaaataagaaaagagtagccagatggtatgacaagaaggtgaaggtaaaggagtttgccgatggagatctagtctagaaattgattttaccgattgggactaaaagttcaaagtttggaaagtggtctcctaattgggaaggtccatatcggataaatcagtctattcctggtaacgcatatattctagaaaccctcgaaggggttgtgtttcccagagcattaaatggaaaatatttaaagaaatattaccctagcatctggatggatgcataaaagtataagtgccgataacagtcctatcggctagaattatgcaaggatgtcaatgtctcataaagtgccgatacaataaacaagattacaagttcaaaagggattggatagctaatatcgcacgcaggcgaatctggtcggcttcctctatttctttgatatcgtcatcggcagcaccctccacaggcttgagttttttcttcatggccaaagctttgcgagcctggatatctctttcttgctgaagggctttgatggcattgggtagctggctttcttcttgttgagcatgagttaaggctgcatcgacttctttcaattcagccaatagagccatcttccttgctgataaatccaagattttctgcttaagttcagcacccgaagtctgcaagttgccgatgcccttgtgcttgtCATTGGCAATTTGttttagttgtagcatctcttctttgagttgagcctgagctgctctatcggcaatacgttgagcagcccgttgatattgtagttggcggctttctaaatgggctgctgggaagagtacttcttcaacatcggcagggacctagccacggattgttttgaaaattgcctttgcggggtccgagtcatctactagttgggcggtatcctgctgtagcaagttcaagagagcttccaacttggacttagtttctgctgatattgttcccagtgcaagggaagaacttgtttcctctccatcatcgtcagagacgtcaatagcaaaggagaataggttgtttggggagtcttgttcctgagaaaaaaaaggaggtcagttaaggataagtatgagtattgtaaatcagctaggttaatcggtttacctgtttcaaggcaatttcctatgcttgactagaggaagcaacctggagtatgccgtgtgggggatcggctgagcttgccgatgtgatatcctctgtgacttcatcggtggtgggctcttgaggtatgatgatcgatgacattggggcagatgtagggatcgacgtggacctttgtcgttttggctgtgcctcagcatctgttaaagctttgcgctttgcttgggcatcggcaacgattggctggggggcatcgacacttgttggttgtgaagcttggatatctggtacgcttgccaatgtacccaattgttgctgcaaaacaagtgtaaggtatgatatttaacagataaaatgagaagtcaagaggatacctctgaaggtttgtcaaaagaagtggtgcttgatatcggaggaattgccgatgacgatccagcagcagctcttaccccctgatgattaatgttaatacagtttgtgatcggcataagtagaaataaacaaggttgttaccttgaatgccttgaccaaggttgtagcagcagccgatggagtggccctagctgtagccaatttggacttggaggtgatggttttggtacggatcttctggtgagtcaaagcagttaaggtgggggcattgtagccgatcggtgatatcagggaaataggctgaagatcgaagggtttcccacttttgctcacagatggtgctgggttgttaacctgtcataagagagtcagttactgatatatgaagggaaaagcagaagggagttaaaagaaacttactgcgtcgtcagggatggcatattcagggtcgatcatgtgccgatatgtgtgagcagaagttgcaaacagttgttccttccactctcgccaccattgcttatatgactcggtgatgaaggatactggcgtccaggtggatatatcaacatctgtagtatcggcatcgggggagagttgtactaccttgttccaatctgttccacaggtgattgtttccttgggtttgatcacatcggcaaagcaaagtttgattggcagttgcccaaaagccaattgatgggatactgccgatgggttgtaaaattcatacgtaatgttggtgtttttcccgctaccaaatgtatttactggaattgccctaggagtaatgatggccatcatgagttccttatcctgattcagggtgtcatcggcaaagttgaaaagaagggggaatctgttttcctcgtcaatataaggtacccaggccctatgatcacgagaaagaccattgtagaagctttggaagaatctgtcgatctggtcttcattggcctctgttctaggaaggacaattatggcttcaccaaaattgaggggtgagcgtgttgccgattcatcgtccccgagcacatggtcttcagcaatttctcgtgggaattgttgggcaaaaaagtcccattgcaaacgtttgtgcatatgggcattcagccacatgttgataaaccaccatgggcctcctaggttgccgatgggttcgccaagcaaaagtttctgagacacttgatgaagaagatgataagtggagctcagaaggtatcggccaagaggaaaccttacaccattagctaaaagttcagctgcggggaggaaggcgttggttggtcctactgatcgaccacagaagataaatttttctaaccacatattcaagaatgtggcatgttccctctggttaagtgtcccggtcttctggtattcttgaatgtatcccgtccaaccgccgatgttgcgggtattcaccctatattcagattttctaccatagatggagccttcatcggcagttgaaatatccaagccagtgagcatgtggacatcggcaagtgtgggagtagctgggccatgtccaaacataaaagtgtttgttgtgtctgaccagaagtaagcagctgcaatcatcattgattcattcttctgcatatcggcaatagatagcctaatgcattggtctaacttccgttctgcccagtatacttgcatcgatctattaaccctcaagtaccaatctttccaccctttggtggttttgggccaagatcggaatgtgtctttccataaattcagagagaaattttgggctctaaaggggattctgttaacctctgcattaatcagatcagttggatctgggttgcccattggtcctaggcattggatatgcggctgatcggttggaataactaatttgttgcgcagttcctaagtttaaaggatccggagaacaaaagaaaggaaaaatcaccaactgtatggatttgcaaaaactagaggaatcaaagtaaaaggtaatggaagtggagcgaaccgcagggacgtcgaagttgattgccattatcttgaggaagatgggggcacgagccggagacttgaggttaacgctggagaagagttcttgttggttgaggtcgcacagttgttcgtcggagtcaccgccggaaagagaaaatgtcaaagattggagtctgagggtagaagacgagtgttctggaggaatctatttataagccgcttggagtaggggtattttggacttatctctataccgcgcgcatgtaggtcgaggtggttcagatggatatggtaactgttcgcacgataatcaggggattgtacagatgagttgatggcaagtaatcatgacttggaagagatatcggtacaggatattttaattctgaaaatgacagcattatcatgttaagatcttgccgatgggttattgtttcggtatcttaaccataatcaaggcaagagtggttggcgattgtgcgatatttactgaagtgcgtgaatcagaattagatttgattggatttgataacagatcaagttttggcttggagaatgagttacggtaatcgggcgaaggcaaacggtatctggagtaaatttcggagcattaatggttttatactccgaaattggggggcatgtgttgacaccgttttttgcacgtgtcaaaatgatcggagtggactaatcggcaaggggaaagttactgtatattctgatagccgatgaaagccagcttgtaaagatggttgccgatagctggtggtggtcgatggaaaggttgatttagactcgggcgttgccgatgaggttggaggtgttattgtcgatgccgatgaagggaggcttgaagactactgccgatgaaacagggagtatgccgatgaaggaagacttgaagactactgccgatgaaacagggagtatgccgatgaaggaagacttgaagactattgccgatgaaacagggagtatgctgatgggaaggaggacggtgagatttccatcgtaattgaggcggacagggaaatagataggagttgatttccttttctatatttgttagagtatgattcatgtaagagtcacgtgtttccttagatatgggcttggtgtcctagttgtgtttggttgtgtctctttagatcagggtataaatatggagtgaggggcaatgtaatgaatatatgaatcaatatcaaaaccaagttttactcctatttacatctacttacttttcggcgacttcgtcaatttgcatattttttctttttacgagttctcgttgattcggcgagttgcattgtctcagtgcgaccttcggcgactctcgagttccgcgtgagtacctcttggccgtgacttccgggcgtatcgctgttgtcaggaccaaagtgctcgtatcttcatccttgtcgattaacaggtcaaatcgactggcacgctttggatatcgattcgggtattagccctttgtgtttgcagatccacttttgcatcaacagggaCGCAATGAACTACAAAGTTATAACTCATCGAGATCTTAAAATTCTATTTTCATATAATATCATAGGGAAAagttataactttttgagatataCTATGCTAGCGATTCACTCGTTACCTCAAAATCATACCCTTTTCGTATAACCTCGTATGAAGATAAAGTCTGCATAAAGATTGTAATTATaaatgggatctacaactttagcTCACAACTTTTTGTTTGAAGTCATATTGGTGACGTAATAATAAATACAAGTTTCATATCTATGTAGATCTGAGTGTTGTATCAATCATTTCAACACTAAGGAGACTTCGAACaagaaatttatgaaaattcaaagttatagatctcagcAAGCTCTAAAATTCGTTCAAATTTTGTCTCCATACAATTTAATTTTTTAAGACATACTGTCAAGAAAAAAAGAAATTCAACCGTTTGAAACGGCGGTAAAGTCAATCCTGtcagtttctttttttttggcgATAAGCTAATATATCGGAGTATCAATTGGCAATGGGAGTATATATATAGATATGTAATTTTTTGTCCCGacagttttgttttcaaaaaaaaaaaatttaaaaatataaaattcTGCCGATCCTCTATTGCCACTCTTGCCTTGTCGCGCTGGCAGAGGTACACAGTGTGCCGGTGCCTCCATTCCAAGGGTGTGCTCAACGGTGATAGGGACATAGTTAGTGACGTGAAGTTAAAAATGTACTCCCACCGTTCAAAAATAGTTCTAGATCTCTTAACCAAATATATAATAATATACAGTAATATTTATAATGCttaatataaaaaatataattagATTAAtagtgaaatatatttttataaagaaCAGATTATACAATAAAAATGTTgacaatattttctataaatctagttttttttaaaaaaacttttaaaaatatgagatgtacaATTATTTTAGGAAGAGGGAGTAAATAAAGCTGGTAAAACTTGGGAGAAGGCAAAGCTTAGAAACATGTGCGGTGAGACGGTGAGTCTCACGGCGTGTTCCTCCTCTCTTGTGGTCTGCCATGTCAACTGAATCATGATGTCTGACATCAACCTAGCTACCCTTTAAGGATGCCCTAGTAGTAAATTATTAGGGAGAATTTCCtatgtgccattaaaaaaagATCATAATATCCTATGTGTTTCTGGAAAAGTTTAGCTGTCTTCAGCGTCattgctccaacttttttgtgccctccatgccactgccgtcagtttgggctctaacgccgtcaaacagcaggtgtgaaaagtcaaaaatacccttcagtctaaatatatcattaattttttttagcatcttaacgacttcaaatgaaaaaactcaaaactagaaagttgtaaatcttgtcgagatctataatttttatataaaaaatatcttcatttaattccgcaaaaaaaaatatgatttttctaagatatattaatcatatcaaatcatatttttttacggaattaaatgaagataatttttatatgaaaattatagatctcgacgagatctacaactttctagttttgagttttttcatttgaagtcgttaagatactaaaaaaattaatgacatatttagaccgaagggtattttcgacttttcacacctgctgtttaacggcgttagagcccaaactgacggcactGGTATGGAtggcacaaaaaagttggagcagtggtgCTGAAAACCGCTGAACTTTTCCAGGGACACACAGGGCATTGCGATTAATGGCACACCAGGAATTCCCCCAATTATTAGTGGTCGCCGGTCGCCGTCCATGTCCAAAAGTGAACCGCACAAAACCCTACTCTCCCATGGGTTGTCATCTCCTAGATAACTTTGGGGGATCACTGAAAGGTCCCTACTATATAGTACGTCGTTGTCACGGCGGATCGCGCAGAAGCATCCATTTTGTTGTCCATCAAGTAGTCACATAAACGAACTTATCATCAGAAGCCTTTATTTTGAGACCTGAGAATTGAGAGGATAACATAACATTGCATCCAAGGCGTGGGGCTGGGGTAATGGGAGCAGCTAGGCCCAACTTGCCCTGCAAGTGAAGCGAAGTGTCGTGGTCCGCTCTTCTCTCTGGACAAGCTAAGGTGGCGGACAATCAAGGGGGAATAGGATCCCCTCTCTAGCTCGCCCTTTGCGGCTCGTTGGCCTTGCTTTAAATTATGTTCTGGAATTGAATCAGCACTCATCACACTCTATTCTTAATTGTAATGAGCTCACATCACCACCCAAAGAAGTCCCAGCGTTAACTTTGGATGATTTCACCGACACCAATCAATCAATGTCACCGTCACCGACGACGACAATGACCACCTTAATTAGTTTCGGATTGTGATCCCTCCTGAAAAGGCCCAGCTTTGGTTTAGAATTGGTTACCCTGCAAACTCTGAACGCCTGATTTTCTTGGTGTGGTGAGAATATTGGCACCTACCGGCGCAGTACTATGACGTACGACCGTGCAGCTACCAACACAAGCCAGGGAAGTCCTCCCCAAGAAAGAATCATGGTTCATTCCGGTTCATTCATCAGTATTACACTGCAGATCTGAAACGTGCACAAATCGTAGCAGTATACACAGCTTGGAATCTATGGAAGGAGCGATGCAGACGAGTATTTGACAACAAGACTACGGAGGTGAAGCGCCTGCTGGAATCAATTCAAGATGACATCCAGTCGCTTCATATGGCAAGAGATCATGAACCTGAATAGTTTCTCATAGTTACAGGCCTTGGATGGCTGTAGCTGTTTATCAGTTTATGTTTATGTTTCTTTACTTTTGATTTCACTTTTCGGTTCAGACTTTCTCTATCTTTGTTGTACAGTTTGTTAACTGCTTCCTATTGAATGAAAAGGCAGAGCCCCTGCCAATCTtgctcaaaaaagaaaaaatatcacAATGCCAATGGTACATATAGTCAATGGCATTCTTGACTGCTAGCTCGTCTAATACTAAGATTTCACTGAAAGAAAAATACATACTGGTCTGGTCTGTGCACAAAGTAGGATATATAGACTTAATTTTGCCAGTAATCATACAGGCTTATAGACTTAAGTTCACGGAAAAGTTCGATTGTATCTCATCACACAAGCAGATCCAATGGAAAGGCTACAAAATTAAAACTACAATTTTGATTCTTCTCCATTAATGATTTCATGCATCTTCACGTGTTCACAAATCGTCAAATTAAAGCCGACATACGTGTGGATCGAGAGGAGACCGAGCACTCGATGATCATTGCCTGATGAAGAGGTTGTACTCGACGGTGGCGTCGCCGGTCTTGAGGTCGAAGGTGTGCGTCCGGGCCTGCGCGTACCCGCGCGCCATCCTGAACACGCCCGTGCCGCCCACGACGGCCATCTCCCGGACGGCGTCGAACACGGCGTTCCGGCCCATGATGGCGACGCTGCTGCCGTTGTACTTTCCCGCCTGGAACACGAAGTTCATGTTCATGAGCAGGGACAACTCGTCCTTGCCGGCGCTGATGTAGGTGCCCTGCGCGCGCCCGAGgaggccggaggaggaggaggaggaggaggagttgaGGTCGGGGCCCTCGGTGAGCGGGTCGTCGATCACCATCACGGCGCCGAAGAAGCTCTTGGAGGTGTTGGTCACGGCGGCGCGCGCCACCTCCACCACCGTCGGGCTCGCGCCGCTCGCCACGTCGTGCCAGTACAGCTTGATGTGCGTCTCCTTGTCGTTGTCGCCGCCCGCCGCGGATGCCAGCGCCGCGACGGTGGCCGCCgaggcgaggacgaggaggaacaTCGAGGCGGCCGCCATGGCGCGCGCGCTTGCTCGCCTGGGGCGGAAACGATTAATGTGGTTTGGTGTACGAGAAAAATATCGTTTTGGTttgaaatttacgatcatttatgaCGTAGCGAATAGAGATGGGTTTGTTGGTATAAGGCCAGTCTCCGTGGAGGTTTCATCTCTCAGTCTTCAACACACCCATATTTTAGAAATAgtacagaagagtttcatccccataaaACTTTCTCTACTCCTAtaaaacttttatcttctctccaTTCAGATAGTgtcatgtcagcatatttaatacTCATAAAACTCTATAAAATTCCTGTTGAGACCGCCCTAATCAGTGCCGTCGAGTTGTGGTGCGCCAGTGGCGTTTGCGCGAGCCTGCTGGCCGATCTGGTGCATGAAAGGCAGCAGGATCGGAGCTTTGACAGTGACCACTGACCAGCAGTTGTGTATGCATGGCGTGTTTGGGTGGTTGCTTTTTTCCCTCAACTGTTTGTACTTTGGTCAGAGGTTCTAGAAGGCAATCGATGGGTAGAAATTatgggattttttttaaaaaaatatttttttcattgcaaaatatttgtctaaatgaaaaactgcaaaaaaaaaaaaactatatactATTGTCGCCGATGGAATCGGCGAGAAGTATTATGAGTTCttaaaaatatcataacttttatATATATGTACTCGGATGAAGATACAacttatatgaaagttgtagagaaaaagagatctacaacttcctTTTCGTTTGACGTTGTTTTGATATCCTAAAAAATTGATGCAATGTTCAGACTCATATTTGTAGATTTAAACATtttatcaattattttggtaCCATAAtccaaatgaaaatattgtgaaCTAAAAGGTTGGAGATTTCATCGTTAAATATAATTCTTATATaaactttatatttatatgtgtggcagaacctcctaaattatagggctcacatgcatctgtcactgtccaatgacctcagACGATTATGCATatattcccggtaacttaagaagactgtcgggtgtcctcggagaaccccgaatcatccacgatttccgagcaggatcccattacagagtcattgcagtattacaacatttattcaaatatctacatcagagtaaaatagcggaagtcttacaataacttagtttacaaaccagtggtttcaaaccttacaaactaagttcgataattattataaaccatagtagtagagtggcattagtaacataatacaagcACGCAATATAAATATCCTGCCCAAGGActacacatttacttatcatcatcgatttgTACAACAGTCATAcagcacggtccaagacagacctgcaCATGagtctcacctgcaacaagggttaacgaaccctgagtacaaaagtactcaacaagacttaaccgaaataaaaactgataagactcaggaatgcaggctcagggattcaaggtatggctttagcaataatcaatattattttacgtaaaagctctctaacaatattctttatttcaacatttaaatctgtctcaaaatcatatatgaatctgccatgatccgtaatgagatcatgaacttcatatcaaaacctttctcaaaacttcctcaagtttcagttattaactacgatgatgaacagtgagttgagtctccataaccgaggagcaacgacgattcaaaccgattaaaacccagctggggattcccaaccacacgacatatgtaggtcctcgacctacatataccaacctaccctcagatcatCTAAAACAGaataggtccgcgccacccgagaatacagtactctaccaatccagcccattgccacgtgggtacacgctattcttaTCATCTCTCCACTCTcaatgcgcgagtagccattctcgtaatagaatagccaagttaaggcttaccggagtatatgatcggtactacaaagtctcacctcttgcaattcaacaacggacgtgtcttaatcgacacaggcggaaaaaacccgctcacaagacctccatgtcttgtggctcccatacaccgagtctgcctagtctagatttattactccacatgctcatatctcatgataacataagtaaccaatcgTATCCAAGAAATCAttttatatctcgtaggtgactggtgatcacccgacttttatcgttctaagcatggctaagcataaataaacATTCTCGGAtcaaaacgggtaacaaggttgatattgaaaaacaaggttggtaatgtaccaattaggttttcacttaactcctaatcacttaatgcagtacttgaaagcaaaagcgatataatttgtaaaacacaaggtaggtttaaatgcatccggggcttgccttgattatcGGAATAATCAGGTTCCGGAGACGTTCCGCAGatatcaaatccgacctcaatagacggattaacttcctccacaacttgattcactaccacgttctcgctttcgttcactacacgtagtaacaatgcc harbors:
- the LOC136530823 gene encoding dirigent protein 22-like, producing MIVNFKPKRYFSRTPNHINRFRPRRASARAMAAASMFLLVLASAATVAALASAAGGDNDKETHIKLYWHDVASGASPTVVEVARAAVTNTSKSFFGAVMVIDDPLTEGPDLNSSSSSSSSGLLGRAQGTYISAGKDELSLLMNMNFVFQAGKYNGSSVAIMGRNAVFDAVREMAVVGGTGVFRMARGYAQARTHTFDLKTGDATVEYNLFIRQ